From the genome of Ziziphus jujuba cultivar Dongzao chromosome 6, ASM3175591v1, one region includes:
- the LOC125421169 gene encoding chaperone protein dnaJ 15-like — MEYSQVGIHSILSSVSGKVLSCLLSWTFILSGIFRLVDFVLLQVDKQNAHFFGVTINEQQAECGIVVRVTSNAQSKFKLLYFEQDVNGGYGLALQMDN; from the exons atggagtacagccaagtagggatacattccattctgtcatcagttagtggaaaggtgctttcatgtttgttatcatggactttcattctttctggaattttccgtttggttgattttgttttgttgcaggtggataagcaaaatgctcatttctttggtgttacgatcaacgagcaacaagccgagtgtggtattgtagtaagagttacttcaaatgcacaaagcaaatttaag ttactttatttcgagcaagatgtgaatggcggttatggtttggccctacag ATGGATAATTGA